A part of Larkinella insperata genomic DNA contains:
- a CDS encoding winged helix-turn-helix domain-containing protein: MREFLIGFNKAFESKARLGIMSVLIVNETLSFNSLKELLDMTDGNLATHLRALEEQGYVSVKKQFVGRKPNTTYSATPTGRQAFTEHLNALEDFIRGSV, encoded by the coding sequence GTTTTAATAAAGCGTTTGAAAGTAAAGCCCGATTGGGAATCATGTCGGTTTTGATTGTGAATGAAACCCTGAGTTTCAACTCCCTCAAAGAACTGCTGGACATGACCGATGGGAATCTGGCGACACACCTGCGTGCGCTGGAGGAGCAGGGCTATGTCTCAGTAAAAAAACAATTTGTAGGCCGCAAGCCCAACACAACGTATTCGGCCACCCCCACCGGTCGCCAGGCTTTTACCGAGCACCTCAACGCCCTGGAAGACTTTATTCGTGGCTCCGTTTAA